TTATCTCAAATCGTTATTTTATTTATATAACTAAACAACGTATTTGTACGATGGGTTGTTACGTAGCTCAATGATTAAGTGCTAGCATCATATAATGCTTTGACTATTTATGTCTAAATACGCAGTTAGTTATTGTAACATTTCTTATTAGTAAGCAGAGATTTGGTAGGTGGTGAGATTTCTGCTGCAATGTATCGAGATATGAATGTCAATACAAACCTAATATGCTTTGACTACTAACTACTTTTTCTAGTAGAGTCAAGTAAACCTCTTGTATTTTACAGCAGGTTTGTTTAGGGTAATAGAGATAATATTTATAGTAAATTGTCATTCGCCGTTTGTGAGGCGGACTTCAATTTGCCCTTAGTAGTACCAATAGCAATTAAGTTTCAACGCAAGTTAGTACAATCGTAATCCCTGTAAATTCCTCGCAAATCAAATTTAGTTACGATCATTTTACCACTTGATTCTGTGCTCGTTAGAATTTGTTCGTCAAACTTTTAATACCCCACCAAGGAGACTGTAGATGTCAACTACTTATAAATCAGCAATCGATTTAGTACGTGAATTAAAGCAAAAACACGGTAACTGGCAGAATATCAGCGAAACTGATGCTGCACGTATGATGGCACAAAACCGCTTCAAAACTGGTTTAGACATTGCAAAGTACACTGCAAAAATCATGCGTCAAGACATGGAAGATTATGACAACGACACATCTCAGTACACGCAGTCTCTAGGTGCATGGCATGGTTTTGTTGCCCAACAAACTATGTATGCTAAGAAAAAATACTTTGGTACTACTGCTAAAACTTACATCTACCTATCAGGTTGGATGGTAGCAGCCTTACGTTCTGAGTTCGGTCCTCTACCTGACCAATCGATGCACGAAAAAACATCAGTACCTAAGCTAATCGCAGAAATCTACACGTTCTTACGTCAAGCTGATGCTAAAGTGCTAAACGACTACTTCCGTGAGCTAAACGCTGCTGAAGAAGCGGGGCAAGATACCACAGCCATCCAAGAAAAAATCGAAAACTTTGATTCACATGTTGTGCCAATCATTGCTGATATCGATGCTGGTTTCGGTAACGAAGAAGCGACTTACCTATTAACTAAGCAAATGATCGAAGCTGGTGCTTGTGCTATCCAAGTTGAGAACCAAGTATCTGACGCTAAGCAATGTGGTCACCAAGCTGGTAAAGTAACTGTACCGCATGAAGATTATATCGCAAAAATCAATGCGATTCGTTATGCATTCTTAGAGCTTGGTGTTGAAGACGGTATCATCGTTGCTCGTACTGACTCTGAAGGCGCATCACTAACGCAAAAAATCCCAGTATCAAATGAGCCAGGCGATCTTGCTTCTCAGTACATCGACTTCATCGAAATGGAAGAAGTGACGCTAGAGAACGCGAAAGAGAACGATAGCTTGCTTAAGCACAACGGCAAACTTGTACGTCCAGTTCGCTTGCCAAACGGTCTATATCAGTTCCGTGAAGATACTAACATCGACCGCGTTGTCCTTGACTGTGTAACCGCTCTAGAAAACGGCGCTGACCTACTATGGATCGAAACACCGACTCCAGACGTAGAACACATTAAAATGATGGTTGATCGCATTAAAGAGCAACAGCCTAAAGCTAAGCTAGTTTATAACAACAGCCCATCATTCAACTGGACGCTTAATTTCCGTAAGCAAGTTATCGCTCAGTGGGAAGAAGAAGGTAAAGACATTTCTGCATACAATAAAGATGACTTGATGAGTGCTGATTATGACGGTACTGAGCTTGATGCAGCAGCTGACGTTGCCGCTAAGAACTTCCAACGTGATGCATCACGTGAAGCTGGTGTATTCCATCACTTAATCACGCTACCTACTTACCACACGACAGCACTTAGCGTTCATGAACTTGCTAAAGGCTACTTCGGTGAAGACGGTATGCTTGCTTATGCAGCTGGCGTACAACGTAAAGAAATTCGTGAAGGCATCGCTTGTGTTAAGCACCAAGCAATGGCGGGTTCTGACCTTGGTGATGATCACAAAGAGATCTTCTCTGGTGACAACGCTCTAAAAGCTGGCGGCGGCAAGAACACAATGAACCAGTTCTAATTACCGACCATCTCTAAGTACAGATTACAAGAAAAGCTGCCCTACATCATGTAGGGCAGCTTTTTTATTGCAACTTAAATAATTGTAGAATGGTAGACTAATAGTTATTAGTCAGAATTATTAGGAGCCATCATGCAGGAAATAGAGCTAAAGTTTTTAGTACCAGAGTCGCGGCTAAAGAGCCTGATGCGTCAAGCCCAAGTCAAGTCCTCACAGATTACGCAACTGGCAGCGCATTATTACGATACACCTGATCAACAGCTTGCACAGGCTGGTATTGGCTTACGTATTCGTAAAGAAGGCGACACCTGGGTACAGACTATCAAAGCTGGTGGCGATGGTATTGCTGCACGTTTAGAGCATAATGCTATATTAGATAATGGACAAGTACAGGCCATGCTGGATAATAATAAGCTAATGCCTGATTTGACGATTTATAAAGACACCTCAATTGCTTCTACTTTGGCCGATTTCAAGCTCAAAAAACTGGCACAAAAACTAACACGCCAATATGTTACTGATGTAAAGCGCACTACCCGTTTGTTAATGGAAGACAGTAAAGATGAGGATAGCAATAGTATTGAGATGGCGTACGATCATGGAGAAGTTATCCATGGTCATGATGATACCCAGCGCGATCCTATTCAAGAGATTGAGTTTGAGCTGGTCTCAGGAGATTTAGACTTTTTATTTACGACTGCTAAAACGTGGTGTAAGCGTTATAAGCTCTGCTTGTCTACCGTCACCAAAGCTGAGCGCGGTGGTCTACTAATCACTGGGCAAAATCATAGTCCAGCGGTTAAAGCTGACCTGAGCCAGCTGAATATTAACAAAGACAGCAGCATACCTGCCTTTGTACGCGCAGCAGTGCATAATTGTCTGTTGCAGATATTACCGAATAGTAGTGCTGTCGTGGCTGGCAGCAAAGATGATGAGCATATCTTACAACTATCCATTGGTATTAACCGCCTGCGTGCTGCATTACAAGCATTTACTGGCTTTTCTGATGAGCTTAACCCTGACTGGCAGCCGATACTAAAACAAACAGCGACCTTACTTGGTAGCTATCGTGAACTCGCCTATCTTGCTTCATATATCGAGCCTAAACTGCAAGAATTTAATGCGCCTGTAGTCGATTGGACTGCAGACCTCGAAGCACTCAAAATTAAGCCTATCGATGTGGTAGCAGCCAATGACTTTCAACTAACTCTACTGGAGCTGATTGCCTTTGTTATGAGTGATCCGCACCTTGAACCGCAAGCTGATAAGTGCGCCAATGATAAACTGGCAAAAATACTATCTAAGCAGCATACAAAGTTTGTGAAAGCCGAGCAAAGCCTAGAAAGTAAAAATGATGCCAGCGACAATGGCTCTGATAGTAAGGATTTGGAAAGCGTTGATTCACATAATGTTAATTTAGAAAGCAGTGACAAAGACCAAGCGCAGCATAAATTGTACCGCCAATTAACAGATTTACGCTATATCAATCAGTTTGCCGTGCCATTATTGAATAAGAAAGATGGTAAAAAGAAAGCCAAACGCTGGTTAAAACGTTTGATAAAAGCGCAAAAATCATTGGGTCGATATTGTGAACATCTTCAATATCAACAACGTTATCAGCAAAAGTCAGAAGAAAACTCTAATGCGCTGTATGGTGCGGGCTGGTTTGCTGCAACGCTAAAAAAAGACCTTAAACGCACTGAAAAACACTTGGCTAAAGTGAAAGACAGCTCGATATTTTGGTAAAGGTATTTATAAAAAATAATAAAAATGCAGAATAAAAGAGACAGCTCCATTTATAAGAGCTGTCTCTTTTAACCTTAAATTAATGAATATAACATCGCCAGTTATTTATAAACTTTATTGACCAAACCAGTATCTAGCTAGCTACAATAGTAACCGCTATGCCTTCTTCAACCTTCTCAAACAGCTCAATAATGTCCTCATTACGCATACGTACACAACCATGGGAGTATGGTGCGCCCATAGGTTCAGTGTCTGGTGTGCCATGAATATAGATATAACGCTGATACGTATCACAGCCGCCTTGACTGTTACTGCCTTTATTAACACCTTCCTCAAGACCACTTAGCCATAAAATACGGCTTAATATCCAATCACGTTCAGGATGTAGCGCGCCAAGCTCAGCACTATATACCTCGCCCGTAGATACTCGTCCAACAAACACAGCATTCATAGGCTCATCCTTACCTATCTTCTTGGCAATGATATGGTTGCCGAGCGGTGTGCAACCACTATCTTGCTGGCTACCAATGCCGTTCTTAGCAGTGGATACTTTATATTGAGCAAGCTCAGTTTGCTGCTGATATGCTGTTAGAGTTTGCTTAGCAATATTGATTACTAGCTGCGTATCGGTGCGGTTGTTATTTATCATAAAAGCTTCCGGCTGTCATTCATAACATGATTAATAGCATGATTAATAGCATGATTAATAGCATGATTAATAGCATTATCAGTAAAATGATTATAAATTTCTATTATTAAGGGATTGTATCAAGACATTTGGCACCGTAATATAGGGGCACACTTTTTGATGCTAGCAGATTATGACGACTATTTCACCGACACGTGTGTCGATGTATGACTTTTTATACCAAGATACTCAGCCAATGGTGTCGTTATTAGCTGATGCCGCTCAACTATCGTTACCACAGACACGCCTTGCAGTTGGCTTTGGTTTACAAGCGATTGTAAGTGCTCTACTCGCTTATCAACAGCGTTATCAAGGTCTGTCTGTTAGCAAAAAGCTATTTAATCGTAGTGCAGTAAAAGAGCTACGTCGATACAATTCTATGAACTTTACAACCATCAAGGTAACGTCATATCATCGTCATGATGTCGCCAACGCAATATTTAAAGACAGCACTGATGTGATCAAGGCTAGCGAATACATAGCAAATAAGATTGACGCTACTACCTCTCAGGTCCAAACCTTGCTCACCTGTCTGTGTGTTATCGTTTTACGAGAGCTTGCAATCTTAGCGGACTATAGCCAGCTTGATAATGATGAGATTGACAAATGGTTTGCTTTGCAACCACAGTTTTTATCACTTGAACGCTTTGCAGCTATTGAGCCGAAGATAACTCCTGCAGATAATAAAGAATATACCATATCGACAAAATCGACAGAGTTAGAATTGGATAGCAAAGAGCTTAATGTCTTTAATA
The nucleotide sequence above comes from Psychrobacter sp. P2G3. Encoded proteins:
- a CDS encoding L,D-transpeptidase, with protein sequence MINNNRTDTQLVINIAKQTLTAYQQQTELAQYKVSTAKNGIGSQQDSGCTPLGNHIIAKKIGKDEPMNAVFVGRVSTGEVYSAELGALHPERDWILSRILWLSGLEEGVNKGSNSQGGCDTYQRYIYIHGTPDTEPMGAPYSHGCVRMRNEDIIELFEKVEEGIAVTIVAS
- a CDS encoding CYTH and CHAD domain-containing protein translates to MQEIELKFLVPESRLKSLMRQAQVKSSQITQLAAHYYDTPDQQLAQAGIGLRIRKEGDTWVQTIKAGGDGIAARLEHNAILDNGQVQAMLDNNKLMPDLTIYKDTSIASTLADFKLKKLAQKLTRQYVTDVKRTTRLLMEDSKDEDSNSIEMAYDHGEVIHGHDDTQRDPIQEIEFELVSGDLDFLFTTAKTWCKRYKLCLSTVTKAERGGLLITGQNHSPAVKADLSQLNINKDSSIPAFVRAAVHNCLLQILPNSSAVVAGSKDDEHILQLSIGINRLRAALQAFTGFSDELNPDWQPILKQTATLLGSYRELAYLASYIEPKLQEFNAPVVDWTADLEALKIKPIDVVAANDFQLTLLELIAFVMSDPHLEPQADKCANDKLAKILSKQHTKFVKAEQSLESKNDASDNGSDSKDLESVDSHNVNLESSDKDQAQHKLYRQLTDLRYINQFAVPLLNKKDGKKKAKRWLKRLIKAQKSLGRYCEHLQYQQRYQQKSEENSNALYGAGWFAATLKKDLKRTEKHLAKVKDSSIFW
- a CDS encoding isocitrate lyase, which translates into the protein MSTTYKSAIDLVRELKQKHGNWQNISETDAARMMAQNRFKTGLDIAKYTAKIMRQDMEDYDNDTSQYTQSLGAWHGFVAQQTMYAKKKYFGTTAKTYIYLSGWMVAALRSEFGPLPDQSMHEKTSVPKLIAEIYTFLRQADAKVLNDYFRELNAAEEAGQDTTAIQEKIENFDSHVVPIIADIDAGFGNEEATYLLTKQMIEAGACAIQVENQVSDAKQCGHQAGKVTVPHEDYIAKINAIRYAFLELGVEDGIIVARTDSEGASLTQKIPVSNEPGDLASQYIDFIEMEEVTLENAKENDSLLKHNGKLVRPVRLPNGLYQFREDTNIDRVVLDCVTALENGADLLWIETPTPDVEHIKMMVDRIKEQQPKAKLVYNNSPSFNWTLNFRKQVIAQWEEEGKDISAYNKDDLMSADYDGTELDAAADVAAKNFQRDASREAGVFHHLITLPTYHTTALSVHELAKGYFGEDGMLAYAAGVQRKEIREGIACVKHQAMAGSDLGDDHKEIFSGDNALKAGGGKNTMNQF